One part of the Sorangiineae bacterium MSr11954 genome encodes these proteins:
- a CDS encoding GNAT family N-acetyltransferase — protein sequence MEPLAPAHAPRLFAGLGDVRLYTYIPEDPPASLAALTARYEHLAAGSRKQDEIWRNWVMFAASNGEPLGTLQATVFADGRALIAYMLLAPYWGHGYATEGVQWMLHRIAREDHVVRAEAYIDTRNQPSLRLVKRLGFQHRTTIAGADTFKGASSDEHVYEMSLRALTPGAPPSSSPPGAARPPGTHRT from the coding sequence ATGGAACCCCTGGCACCGGCCCATGCACCGCGCCTCTTCGCCGGGTTGGGCGACGTTCGGCTCTACACGTACATCCCGGAGGATCCGCCCGCGTCGCTGGCCGCGCTCACCGCGCGCTACGAACACCTGGCCGCAGGCTCCCGCAAACAAGACGAGATCTGGCGCAACTGGGTGATGTTCGCAGCATCCAACGGCGAGCCCCTCGGCACCCTGCAAGCCACGGTGTTCGCGGACGGACGCGCGCTGATCGCATATATGCTGCTAGCGCCCTATTGGGGTCACGGCTACGCGACGGAGGGCGTGCAGTGGATGCTCCACCGGATCGCCCGCGAGGACCATGTTGTACGGGCGGAGGCGTACATCGACACCCGCAACCAACCGTCCCTGCGCTTGGTGAAACGACTCGGCTTCCAGCACCGCACCACCATCGCGGGCGCCGACACGTTCAAGGGCGCATCGAGCGATGAGCACGTCTACGAAATGTCGCTGCGCGCGCTCACTCCGGGAGCCCCGCCTTCATCATCGCCTCCAGGTGCCGCACGGCCTCCAGGCACTCATCGCACTTGA
- a CDS encoding glutathione S-transferase N-terminal domain-containing protein, with protein sequence MKIGGTSLDPLFIWKKNYPLTEAIDFATSVAATLARLGSGAYVAHVGKRPTKLLELYEREGCPFSRKVREALSILDLDALVHPCAEPPKRSRHIVEERLGRFEIPLLIDANTDFSSSDSDAIVRYLFNEYGDGTVPLPLRLGALTNATSRVASLLRKPQTSKTMPSKEPEDLLELYSYEASPYCRLVREVLTKLEISYILHNVARGSAKRPAFIERTGKMQVPYLVDRPRSIEIVESRAIIRYLEGHFAAQA encoded by the coding sequence ATGAAAATCGGCGGCACTTCCCTCGACCCCTTGTTCATTTGGAAGAAAAACTACCCCCTTACGGAGGCGATCGACTTTGCGACGTCCGTCGCGGCCACACTCGCCCGGCTGGGGAGCGGGGCCTACGTCGCGCACGTGGGAAAACGCCCCACCAAGCTCCTCGAATTGTACGAGCGCGAAGGGTGTCCCTTCTCCCGCAAAGTGCGCGAAGCCCTATCAATCCTGGATCTCGACGCCCTCGTACACCCGTGCGCAGAGCCCCCGAAGCGATCCCGACACATCGTGGAAGAACGCCTCGGTCGCTTCGAGATCCCGCTGCTCATCGACGCGAACACCGACTTCAGCTCGTCCGACTCGGACGCGATCGTCCGCTATCTCTTCAACGAGTACGGCGACGGCACGGTCCCCCTGCCGCTGCGCCTGGGCGCCCTGACGAATGCCACGTCACGCGTCGCGTCACTGCTTCGCAAGCCTCAAACGTCGAAGACCATGCCCTCCAAGGAGCCGGAAGACCTGCTGGAGCTCTATAGCTACGAGGCTTCGCCCTACTGCCGCTTGGTGCGAGAGGTTCTCACCAAGCTGGAGATCTCCTACATCCTGCACAACGTGGCGCGGGGCAGCGCCAAGCGTCCCGCGTTCATCGAGCGCACCGGCAAGATGCAGGTCCCCTACTTGGTCGACCGCCCGCGCAGCATCGAGATCGTCGAGTCGCGCGCCATCATTCGTTATCTCGAAGGCCACTTCGCCGCGCAAGCTTAG
- a CDS encoding acetate/propionate family kinase, translating to MSGAGSNAVLVINSGSSSLKIALFELGVRPGGEPGLAERDGGERRVAEGAVTRMGSAEARAWLRAGNVRREQGGSWAHHAGALNVVLKWLDELVAVRPPAVGHRLVHGGPHVTAPARIDAELLTRLRAAVAFAPLHLPAAMAAIEAARARFPEVPQVACFDTAFHTTMPEIARRLPIPSALHDEGVRRYGFHGLSYEFVLSSLSSRAGEPLPARIVIAHLGSGASLVAVKDGKAIDTTMGFTPAGGVPMGTRTGDLDPGVLVYLARAKQLGPDAIERIVDRESGLLAVGGSSDMETLIDRSARDPGARLAIEMFGYAIRKAIGALSFALGGLDLLVFTGGIGEHVPEVRALACGGLEAFGVALDRAKNERGEHLVHQAGSPCAIRVMATDEERVIARHTYALLARAG from the coding sequence GTGAGCGGTGCGGGCTCGAACGCCGTTCTCGTCATCAACAGCGGATCGTCGTCGTTGAAGATCGCCCTCTTCGAGCTGGGCGTTCGCCCGGGCGGCGAGCCGGGCCTGGCGGAGCGCGATGGGGGTGAGCGGCGCGTGGCGGAAGGGGCCGTTACGCGCATGGGGTCGGCGGAGGCGCGCGCATGGCTTCGCGCGGGCAACGTGCGGCGCGAGCAAGGCGGCAGCTGGGCCCACCATGCCGGGGCTCTGAATGTCGTGCTCAAGTGGCTCGACGAGCTCGTCGCGGTGCGGCCTCCGGCGGTGGGCCACCGGTTGGTGCACGGCGGGCCGCACGTCACCGCGCCCGCGCGCATCGACGCGGAGCTGCTCACCAGGCTTCGCGCCGCCGTCGCCTTTGCGCCGCTGCATCTCCCGGCCGCCATGGCGGCCATCGAGGCCGCTCGCGCGCGGTTTCCCGAGGTTCCGCAGGTCGCCTGCTTCGATACCGCCTTTCACACCACGATGCCCGAGATCGCCCGGCGGCTGCCGATACCGTCCGCGCTGCACGACGAAGGCGTCCGCCGCTATGGCTTTCACGGCCTTTCGTACGAGTTCGTCCTCTCGTCGCTCTCGTCGCGTGCCGGCGAGCCGTTGCCCGCGCGCATCGTGATCGCGCACCTTGGAAGCGGCGCGAGCCTGGTGGCGGTGAAGGACGGCAAAGCCATCGATACCACCATGGGCTTTACGCCCGCGGGCGGCGTGCCGATGGGCACGCGCACCGGCGATCTCGACCCGGGCGTGTTGGTGTACCTCGCCCGCGCAAAGCAGCTTGGACCCGACGCCATCGAGCGCATCGTGGACCGCGAGTCGGGGCTCCTTGCCGTGGGCGGCAGCTCGGATATGGAAACGCTGATCGATCGCTCGGCGCGCGATCCGGGGGCCCGATTGGCCATCGAAATGTTTGGTTATGCGATACGAAAAGCCATTGGCGCGCTGTCGTTTGCACTGGGCGGCCTCGATCTTTTGGTGTTCACGGGCGGCATCGGCGAGCACGTGCCCGAGGTGCGCGCGCTCGCCTGCGGCGGCCTCGAGGCCTTTGGCGTGGCCCTCGATCGCGCGAAGAACGAGCGCGGCGAGCACCTCGTTCACCAAGCGGGCAGTCCATGCGCGATTCGTGTCATGGCAACGGACGAGGAGCGCGTCATCGCGCGGCACACGTACGCGCTTTTGGCGCGGGCCGGCTAA
- a CDS encoding phosphoketolase family protein — protein MYERTLSVDEIVALDAYWRAANYLTVGQIYLQDNPLLREPLQPEHIKPRLLGHWGTSPGLNFVYAHVNRIILERDADVIFLVGPGHGGPALLANVYLEGTYSEVYPKVTQDAAGMRALFRQFSTPGGVPSHVSPPTPGSIHEGGELGYVLAHAFGAAFDHPDLLVVAVVGDGEAETAPLEGSWKGVSFLNPLHDGAVLPILHLNEFKIGGPTVLGRTSDEDIASLLAGHGYDPHFVRGDDPMHVHATFARALEACVDTIGRIQRAARAKGHITERRRWPAIVLRTPKGWTGPKEVDGVKIEGTFRAHQVPLASVRTNRAHLRMLEAWMKSYQPELLFDERGRLAPHLAKLAPKGERRMGANPHANGGRLSVPLDLPDIGAYALDVPHPGAELHESTRRLGQFLRDIYRKNPTNFRLFCPDETNSNRLGAVFDIETRCLVERTTPDDERVSPNGRVMEVLSEHNCQGWLEGYLLTGRHGLFATYEAFALIVASMATQHAKWLEACEDLPWRAPVPSLNVLLTSTCWRNDHNGFSHQGPGFMDTVISKKGTVSRVYLPPDANCLLAVADHCLRSKNHVNLIIIDKQPQLQWLDLDAAREHCERGASIWKWAGNGDEGEPDIVLACAGDIATWETMAAAAWLREKAPGMNVRVVNLVDLMALASPEEHPHGMPDDRFIELFTEGEHVVFAFHGYPGAVHQLLHGRPQAARFHVRGYREEGTTTTPFDMVVLNRTSRFHLAMEALRRARRPPEHAELLIDECTAILKRHSSYVREHFQDMPEIRSWTWRSR, from the coding sequence ATGTACGAGCGAACTTTGTCGGTCGATGAAATCGTTGCCTTGGACGCCTATTGGCGCGCCGCGAATTACCTCACGGTGGGGCAAATTTATCTTCAGGACAATCCGTTGCTCCGCGAGCCTTTGCAGCCGGAGCACATCAAGCCGCGGCTCCTCGGTCATTGGGGAACGTCGCCGGGGCTGAACTTCGTTTATGCGCACGTCAATCGCATCATCCTGGAGCGCGACGCCGATGTGATTTTTCTGGTGGGCCCGGGCCATGGCGGGCCCGCGCTCCTCGCCAACGTGTACCTCGAGGGCACCTACAGCGAGGTGTACCCCAAGGTCACCCAGGACGCCGCGGGCATGCGCGCGCTCTTTCGCCAGTTCTCCACCCCCGGCGGGGTGCCGAGCCATGTGAGCCCGCCGACCCCCGGATCCATCCACGAGGGTGGGGAGCTCGGGTACGTGCTGGCGCACGCCTTCGGCGCCGCGTTCGATCACCCCGATCTGCTGGTGGTGGCCGTGGTGGGCGACGGCGAGGCGGAGACGGCCCCGCTCGAGGGCTCCTGGAAGGGCGTGAGCTTTTTGAACCCGCTGCACGATGGCGCGGTGCTCCCCATTCTGCACCTGAACGAGTTCAAGATCGGGGGCCCCACGGTGCTCGGCCGCACCTCCGACGAGGACATCGCGAGCTTGCTCGCCGGGCACGGCTACGATCCGCACTTCGTGCGCGGCGACGACCCCATGCACGTCCACGCCACGTTTGCGCGCGCGCTCGAGGCGTGTGTCGACACCATCGGCCGCATTCAACGCGCGGCGCGCGCGAAGGGGCACATCACCGAGCGGCGCCGCTGGCCCGCCATCGTGCTTCGTACGCCCAAAGGGTGGACGGGGCCGAAAGAGGTCGACGGCGTGAAGATCGAAGGGACCTTTCGCGCGCACCAAGTGCCGCTCGCGTCGGTGCGCACGAACCGCGCGCACTTGAGGATGCTCGAGGCGTGGATGAAGAGCTACCAGCCGGAGCTGCTGTTCGACGAGCGGGGCCGGCTCGCACCTCATCTCGCCAAGCTCGCGCCCAAGGGCGAGCGGCGCATGGGCGCGAACCCGCACGCCAACGGGGGCCGTCTCTCCGTTCCGCTCGATCTTCCGGACATCGGAGCCTATGCGCTCGACGTCCCCCATCCCGGCGCCGAGCTCCACGAGTCGACGCGTCGATTGGGGCAATTCTTGCGCGACATCTACCGAAAGAACCCCACCAACTTCCGACTCTTTTGCCCCGACGAGACGAACTCGAACCGCCTGGGCGCGGTGTTCGACATCGAGACGCGCTGCTTGGTGGAGCGCACCACGCCCGACGACGAGCGCGTATCGCCCAATGGTCGGGTGATGGAAGTGCTCAGCGAGCACAATTGCCAAGGGTGGCTCGAAGGTTATCTGCTCACGGGCCGCCACGGCCTTTTTGCGACATACGAGGCATTTGCCCTCATCGTTGCATCGATGGCGACCCAGCACGCCAAATGGCTGGAGGCCTGCGAGGATCTGCCGTGGAGGGCGCCCGTTCCCTCCTTGAACGTTCTTTTGACATCGACCTGCTGGAGGAACGATCATAACGGGTTCAGTCATCAAGGGCCCGGCTTCATGGACACCGTCATTTCGAAGAAGGGGACGGTGTCGCGCGTCTACCTCCCGCCCGACGCCAATTGTCTTTTGGCCGTGGCCGACCACTGCTTGCGCAGCAAAAACCACGTAAACCTGATCATCATCGACAAGCAACCCCAGCTCCAGTGGCTCGATTTGGACGCGGCCCGCGAACATTGCGAGCGCGGCGCCTCGATTTGGAAATGGGCCGGCAATGGGGACGAGGGTGAGCCCGATATCGTCCTCGCGTGCGCGGGCGATATCGCCACATGGGAGACGATGGCCGCGGCCGCGTGGCTGCGCGAGAAGGCGCCGGGGATGAATGTTCGGGTGGTGAACCTCGTCGATCTGATGGCGCTCGCCTCACCCGAGGAGCACCCGCACGGGATGCCCGACGATCGCTTCATCGAGCTGTTCACGGAGGGGGAGCATGTCGTGTTCGCCTTTCATGGATACCCGGGCGCCGTGCACCAGCTCCTTCATGGCCGTCCGCAGGCCGCGCGGTTTCACGTGCGCGGCTACCGCGAGGAGGGGACCACCACCACCCCGTTCGATATGGTCGTCCTCAATCGCACCAGCCGCTTTCATCTCGCCATGGAGGCCCTCCGCCGCGCCCGGCGCCCGCCCGAGCACGCGGAGTTGCTCATCGACGAGTGCACCGCCATTTTGAAGCGCCATTCGAGCTATGTGCGCGAGCACTTCCAGGACATGCCCGAAATTCGAAGCTGGACATGGAGGAGCCGGTGA
- a CDS encoding DUF1328 domain-containing protein, with the protein MLYWAAVFFIIALVAAVFGFGGIAASAAGIAKILFFAFLVLAVISVLLGRRSPL; encoded by the coding sequence ATGCTCTACTGGGCAGCAGTCTTTTTCATCATCGCGCTGGTGGCAGCGGTCTTTGGATTCGGTGGTATCGCGGCAAGCGCGGCCGGGATCGCGAAGATCCTCTTTTTTGCATTCCTGGTGCTCGCCGTCATCTCGGTGCTCCTCGGTCGCAGGAGCCCACTCTAG
- the glgX gene encoding glycogen debranching protein GlgX yields MKLLPGTPYPLGATWDGAGVNFALYSENATQVELCLFDADGRETRLPIPDRTAFVWHAYAPGLMPGQRYGYRVHGPYEPERGLRFHPNVVLLDPYAHAVDGTENWDRGCFAYQLGHRDGDAAPIETDALGVPRAVVVDHEFDWEGDAPLRTPLHRSVIYEAHVRGLTKLHPEIPESIRGTYSAVAHPAIVRHLRELGVTAIELMPIHAFVDDKRLLDLGLRNYWGYNTIGFFAPDVRYRSGGELGSEVREFKTMVKTLHRAGIEVILDVVYNHTAEGNQLGPTFNFKGIDNPTYYRLVGESPRYYFDYTGTGNTLNVRHPQVLALIMDSLRYWASEMHVDGFRFDLASALARQLHDVDQLSSFFTLIHQSPALSEVKLIAEPWDVGEGGYQVGNFPIRWAEWNGRYRDSVRALWRGDGRAGEVGYRLTGSSDLYEASGRRPSASINLITAHDGFTLNDLVTYEVKHNEANGENNQDGSNNEHSWNCGVEGPTEDPGINALRARQRRNLLATLLLSQGTPMLVAGDEFARTQHGNNNAYCQDNPTSWVDWNWSDEGRKLFEFVKRLLRIRREHPALNRSKFFQGRDIHNTDLPDLAWFRCDGRPMTVDDWNAPRPVCVAMFLAGRGIDEVDENGRRLVDDNLLLLINATPETQTFTIPELETVREPWHVLVDTNDDQAVETCTPGETTVAVARSLKFFWAPSRVVRTGGALHTLLSTYRLQLHAGFGFKAARDALDYVVALGVSDLYVSPLLAAARGSTHGYDVVDHNRLNEELGTEAEFLELSDRLKERGLGLVLDWVPNHMGIAVGQNTTWDDVLENGQSSLCAEYFDIDWCPPKADLENRVLLPILGDQYGIVLERGELRVVWENGFFRLAYGDARVPLAPETLVPLGERALTTMELDEGADARMEFESILSAMRHLPDRRQTSPESRKERAREKEIIKRRLEELVSRAPEVLAGIERALLAINGTSDDPRSFDALDDLLQRQSYRLASWRVAAEEINFRRFFDVNDLAAIRMELPSVFERSHGLVFKLLDEHRVQALRLDHTDGLYDPFVYFESLQHRFHATPGVELAEAGPDDLTRPLPLLVEKILEPSERLPATWPIDGTTGYEFLAAVRGLWVDPRAEDALTSFHGQFTGDRRSFKDHVYESKWHIMRFTLASEMQILGRALERIAARNRRSRDFTFVSLARALSETISVFSVYRTYVREQEPPSEEEVRRIKTAIATAQKNNPSMSATVFSFLEDVLLLRVDPGDENRAEHVRFALRFQQLTGPVMAKAVEDTAFYRYHRLICLNEVGGAPSKFGTSIDEFHAQNTDRERSWPLSMISTSTHDTKRGEDASARIAVLSEMPEAWRRAVRRFSDLTQGMRSAREGAPSRGLEYLFYQALIGAWPLGWNGRDGREEFTQRIESFLLKAAKEAKQETSWANPNAAYDEALIQFVRRVMSHDAFLEDVRRFCEIIAPYGAVNGLGQCLLRYCSPGVADTYQGSELWNQSFVDPDNRRPVDFVRRRQMLSRIQERSSDRAALSRDLLETFTDGAVKLYVTHVALSLRKEKRELFLRGDYEALADGDHVVAFTRAFGDDRLVCCVPRLSYSLTRGETPWPIGQVWGAERLRIPHPGTYRNLMTGASLRIDGAVPMAELLATFPVALLLREAK; encoded by the coding sequence ATGAAACTCTTACCGGGAACTCCGTATCCGTTGGGCGCCACATGGGATGGCGCCGGCGTCAACTTCGCCCTCTACTCCGAGAACGCCACCCAGGTGGAGCTCTGCCTCTTCGATGCCGACGGCCGGGAGACCCGTCTGCCCATTCCCGACCGAACGGCGTTCGTCTGGCACGCCTATGCGCCGGGCCTCATGCCCGGCCAGCGTTATGGATACCGCGTGCACGGCCCCTACGAACCCGAGCGCGGGCTTCGCTTCCACCCCAACGTGGTGCTGCTCGATCCTTACGCGCACGCGGTCGACGGCACGGAGAACTGGGATCGCGGCTGCTTCGCCTACCAACTGGGCCACCGCGACGGCGACGCGGCGCCCATCGAGACGGACGCGCTGGGCGTTCCGCGCGCGGTCGTGGTCGACCACGAGTTCGACTGGGAGGGCGACGCCCCGCTGCGCACGCCCCTGCATCGCTCGGTGATCTACGAGGCCCATGTGCGCGGCCTCACCAAGCTGCACCCCGAGATCCCGGAGTCCATCCGCGGCACCTACAGCGCCGTGGCCCACCCCGCCATCGTGCGGCACCTGCGCGAGCTGGGGGTCACGGCCATCGAGCTGATGCCCATTCACGCCTTCGTCGACGACAAGCGCCTGCTCGATCTCGGGCTCCGCAATTATTGGGGATACAACACCATCGGCTTCTTCGCGCCCGACGTGCGCTACCGGTCCGGCGGAGAGCTCGGCAGCGAGGTGCGCGAGTTCAAGACGATGGTCAAGACCCTGCATCGGGCGGGCATCGAGGTGATCCTCGACGTCGTCTACAACCACACGGCCGAGGGCAATCAACTCGGCCCCACCTTCAACTTCAAAGGGATAGACAACCCCACGTATTACCGATTGGTGGGCGAATCCCCGCGCTACTATTTCGATTATACGGGCACGGGAAATACCCTCAACGTGCGCCACCCGCAGGTCCTGGCGCTCATCATGGACTCGCTCCGGTACTGGGCCTCCGAGATGCACGTCGACGGCTTTCGCTTCGACCTCGCCTCCGCCCTCGCCCGCCAGCTCCACGACGTCGATCAGCTCTCGAGCTTCTTCACCTTGATCCACCAGTCGCCGGCCCTGAGCGAGGTCAAATTGATCGCCGAGCCCTGGGACGTGGGCGAAGGCGGCTACCAAGTCGGCAATTTCCCCATTCGTTGGGCCGAGTGGAACGGCCGCTACCGCGACTCGGTGCGCGCGCTCTGGCGCGGCGATGGCCGGGCGGGCGAAGTCGGCTACCGCCTCACCGGCAGCAGCGATCTTTACGAGGCGAGCGGGCGGCGGCCCTCCGCGAGCATCAACCTGATCACGGCGCACGACGGCTTCACCTTGAACGATCTGGTGACCTACGAGGTCAAACACAACGAGGCCAACGGCGAGAACAACCAAGACGGCTCGAACAACGAGCACTCTTGGAACTGCGGGGTCGAGGGCCCCACCGAGGATCCGGGGATCAACGCCCTGCGCGCGCGCCAGCGGCGAAACCTCCTCGCCACCTTGCTCCTCTCCCAGGGAACGCCCATGTTGGTGGCCGGCGACGAGTTCGCCCGAACGCAACACGGCAACAACAACGCCTATTGCCAAGACAACCCCACCAGCTGGGTGGATTGGAATTGGTCCGACGAGGGACGCAAGCTCTTCGAGTTCGTCAAACGCCTGCTCCGGATCCGGCGGGAGCACCCGGCGCTCAACCGCTCCAAGTTCTTCCAAGGCCGCGACATCCACAACACCGACTTGCCCGATCTCGCGTGGTTCCGCTGCGACGGGCGGCCCATGACGGTGGACGACTGGAACGCGCCGCGCCCCGTGTGCGTGGCCATGTTCCTCGCGGGCCGAGGCATCGACGAGGTGGATGAAAACGGGCGCCGCTTGGTGGACGACAACCTGCTCTTGCTCATCAACGCCACCCCCGAGACGCAGACCTTCACCATCCCCGAGCTGGAGACGGTGCGCGAGCCCTGGCACGTCCTGGTCGACACCAACGACGATCAGGCGGTCGAGACCTGCACCCCCGGCGAGACCACGGTCGCCGTCGCGCGATCGCTCAAGTTCTTCTGGGCCCCGTCGCGCGTCGTTCGAACCGGGGGCGCGCTGCACACCTTGCTCTCGACGTATCGATTGCAATTGCACGCGGGTTTCGGATTCAAGGCCGCGCGCGACGCCCTCGACTACGTGGTCGCCCTCGGCGTCTCCGATCTGTACGTCTCGCCGCTGCTGGCGGCGGCGCGCGGGAGCACCCACGGCTACGACGTGGTCGATCACAATCGATTGAACGAGGAGCTGGGGACGGAGGCCGAGTTCTTGGAGCTCTCCGATCGCTTGAAGGAGCGGGGGCTGGGGCTCGTCCTCGACTGGGTCCCCAACCACATGGGCATCGCCGTCGGTCAGAACACGACATGGGACGACGTGCTGGAGAACGGCCAGAGCTCCCTCTGCGCCGAGTACTTCGATATCGATTGGTGCCCGCCCAAGGCCGATCTGGAGAACCGCGTCCTGCTCCCCATCCTCGGCGACCAATATGGAATCGTCCTGGAGCGCGGCGAGCTGCGCGTGGTGTGGGAGAACGGGTTCTTCCGCCTCGCCTATGGCGACGCGCGGGTGCCGCTCGCCCCCGAGACCTTGGTGCCGCTCGGCGAGCGGGCGCTCACCACCATGGAGCTCGACGAGGGCGCCGACGCGCGCATGGAGTTCGAGAGCATCCTCTCGGCCATGCGCCATCTGCCCGACCGGCGCCAGACGTCGCCCGAGTCGCGCAAGGAGCGCGCGCGCGAGAAAGAGATCATCAAGCGCAGGCTGGAGGAGCTGGTGTCCCGCGCGCCCGAGGTCTTGGCCGGCATCGAGCGCGCGCTGCTCGCGATCAACGGCACCTCGGACGACCCTCGGAGCTTCGATGCGCTCGACGATCTCTTGCAGCGTCAGAGCTACCGGCTGGCGTCGTGGCGGGTGGCGGCCGAGGAGATCAACTTCCGGCGCTTCTTCGACGTGAACGATCTGGCGGCCATCCGGATGGAGCTGCCCTCGGTCTTCGAGCGCAGCCACGGCTTGGTGTTCAAGCTGCTCGACGAGCACCGCGTTCAAGCGCTGCGGCTCGATCACACCGACGGCCTCTACGATCCCTTCGTCTACTTCGAGAGCCTCCAGCACCGCTTTCATGCGACCCCCGGGGTGGAGCTCGCGGAGGCGGGCCCCGACGATCTCACCCGCCCCCTTCCCCTCTTGGTCGAGAAGATCCTGGAGCCCAGCGAGCGCCTCCCGGCCACCTGGCCCATCGATGGAACCACCGGCTACGAGTTCTTGGCCGCGGTGCGCGGCCTATGGGTCGACCCCCGCGCCGAGGACGCGCTCACCTCGTTCCACGGGCAATTCACCGGTGATCGGCGCTCGTTCAAAGACCATGTCTACGAGAGCAAATGGCACATCATGCGCTTCACCTTGGCCAGCGAGATGCAGATCCTCGGCCGCGCGCTGGAGCGCATCGCCGCGCGAAATCGCCGCTCGCGGGACTTCACCTTCGTCAGCCTGGCGCGGGCGCTGAGCGAGACGATCTCCGTCTTCTCCGTGTACCGGACCTATGTGCGCGAGCAGGAGCCGCCCAGCGAGGAAGAGGTGCGGCGCATCAAGACCGCCATCGCCACCGCGCAAAAGAACAACCCGTCGATGAGCGCGACCGTGTTCTCCTTCCTCGAGGACGTGCTCCTCTTGCGCGTCGACCCCGGCGACGAGAACCGCGCAGAGCACGTGCGGTTCGCGCTCCGCTTCCAGCAGCTCACGGGCCCAGTGATGGCCAAGGCCGTGGAGGACACCGCCTTCTACCGCTACCACCGGCTCATCTGCCTCAACGAGGTGGGCGGGGCTCCCTCCAAGTTCGGAACGAGCATCGACGAGTTCCACGCGCAGAACACCGATCGCGAGCGCTCCTGGCCGCTGTCGATGATCAGCACGTCGACCCACGACACCAAGCGCGGCGAGGACGCCTCCGCGCGCATCGCCGTCCTGTCGGAGATGCCCGAGGCCTGGCGGCGGGCGGTGCGGCGCTTCAGCGATCTCACGCAAGGCATGCGCTCCGCCCGCGAGGGCGCGCCGAGCCGCGGCTTGGAGTACCTCTTCTATCAAGCGCTGATCGGCGCCTGGCCGCTCGGGTGGAATGGCCGCGACGGCCGGGAGGAGTTCACCCAGCGCATCGAGAGCTTCTTGCTGAAAGCGGCCAAGGAGGCCAAGCAAGAGACCTCGTGGGCCAACCCCAACGCCGCCTACGACGAGGCGCTCATCCAGTTCGTTCGCCGCGTCATGTCCCACGACGCGTTCCTCGAGGACGTGCGGCGCTTCTGCGAGATCATCGCCCCCTACGGCGCCGTGAACGGGCTCGGTCAATGCCTCCTGCGCTATTGCTCGCCGGGTGTGGCGGATACGTACCAGGGCTCCGAGCTCTGGAACCAAAGCTTCGTCGATCCGGACAACCGGCGACCGGTCGACTTCGTGCGCAGGCGGCAGATGCTGTCGCGCATCCAGGAGCGCTCGTCCGACCGGGCCGCGCTCAGCCGCGATCTCTTGGAGACGTTCACCGACGGCGCGGTCAAGCTTTACGTCACCCACGTCGCGCTCTCCTTGCGCAAAGAGAAGCGCGAGCTCTTCTTGCGCGGCGACTACGAGGCCCTCGCCGACGGTGATCACGTGGTCGCGTTCACCCGCGCCTTCGGCGACGATCGCCTCGTCTGCTGCGTGCCGCGCTTGTCGTACAGCCTCACGCGGGGCGAAACGCCTTGGCCGATTGGCCAAGTGTGGGGCGCCGAACGGCTACGCATTCCCCACCCCGGCACCTACCGCAACCTGATGACGGGCGCCTCCCTTCGTATCGATGGCGCGGTGCCCATGGCCGAGCTCCTGGCCACGTTCCCCGTCGCGCTCTTGCTCCGTGAGGCCAAATGA